From a single Pseudomonadota bacterium genomic region:
- a CDS encoding recombinase family protein — translation MSRQYERNSTLPQQSMDNRRATVRCAIYTRKSTDEGLDQDFNSLDAQRESAEAYIANQRHEGWLCIAERYDDDGGFTGGNMERPAIKRLFADIEAGDIDCVVVYKVDRLSRSLLDFARIMEIFDKHAVSFVVSVTQQFNTTSSMGRLTLNILLSFAQFEREIISERTRDKMSAARKKGKWVGGMPVLGYDVDRKGGRLLVNDDEAQRVRAIHSLYLEHKALIPVVQELERRKWGVKKWTTQRGDERGGNLFNKSSLFRLLTNIIYTGNIIYKGTVYPGEHEGIVDPDLWQQVQDTLRHNGRSGGKEIRNKYGALLRGLLYCAPCGTAMVHTYTARKGKHYRYYVCLTAQQRGWASCPTKSLNAYEIEAAVVDYIQGLGANPEVFSETASQVRVQSEKRLAEIEAERRAHERELKRLDARLRALVGDLPTSGTDRGPATDQMADLQDQIHSLEQRITVIREETIAVQRETLEDGDLEKALAAFDPIWQSLAPREQARVIKALVERVAYNGRDGKVTVTFRSPGIKAVCLGQADLGKENRI, via the coding sequence ATGAGCAGACAATACGAAAGAAACAGTACTCTCCCGCAGCAATCTATGGATAACCGGCGAGCGACCGTGCGCTGCGCCATCTATACCCGGAAATCCACCGACGAGGGTCTCGACCAGGACTTCAACAGCCTCGACGCCCAGCGGGAATCCGCGGAGGCATATATCGCGAACCAGCGGCACGAAGGGTGGCTGTGCATTGCCGAGCGCTATGACGACGACGGCGGATTCACCGGCGGCAACATGGAGCGGCCCGCCATCAAGAGACTCTTCGCCGACATCGAGGCTGGCGACATCGATTGCGTGGTGGTCTACAAAGTTGACCGGCTGAGCCGCTCCCTTCTCGACTTCGCCCGCATCATGGAGATTTTCGACAAGCACGCCGTGAGCTTCGTCGTATCGGTTACCCAGCAGTTCAACACGACCAGTTCCATGGGACGGCTTACCTTGAACATCCTGCTTTCCTTCGCCCAGTTTGAGCGGGAAATCATCTCGGAGCGGACCAGGGACAAGATGTCTGCTGCCCGCAAGAAGGGTAAGTGGGTCGGAGGCATGCCGGTCCTCGGATACGATGTGGATCGCAAGGGAGGGCGGCTGCTCGTCAATGATGATGAGGCGCAGCGGGTGCGGGCCATCCACAGTCTTTACCTGGAGCACAAGGCCCTGATCCCTGTTGTTCAGGAACTCGAACGCCGCAAATGGGGAGTGAAAAAGTGGACCACTCAACGAGGGGATGAACGCGGAGGAAATCTGTTTAACAAGAGCAGCCTTTTTCGGTTGCTCACCAACATCATATACACGGGCAACATCATTTATAAAGGGACCGTCTACCCCGGAGAGCATGAGGGGATCGTGGACCCGGACCTCTGGCAACAAGTCCAGGATACCCTTCGGCACAACGGGCGTTCCGGCGGCAAGGAAATCCGCAACAAATACGGTGCACTGCTGAGGGGTCTGCTCTACTGCGCGCCTTGTGGAACAGCCATGGTGCACACCTACACCGCCAGGAAGGGCAAGCATTACCGTTACTATGTCTGCCTAACCGCCCAGCAACGGGGATGGGCATCCTGCCCGACCAAATCCCTCAATGCCTATGAGATTGAGGCCGCGGTGGTGGACTATATCCAAGGCTTGGGCGCAAACCCGGAGGTCTTTTCGGAAACGGCTTCCCAGGTTCGGGTTCAAAGCGAAAAGCGTCTGGCGGAGATCGAAGCCGAGCGACGCGCTCACGAGCGGGAACTCAAACGGTTGGATGCCAGGCTCCGCGCTCTCGTGGGAGACTTGCCGACATCGGGAACGGACCGGGGGCCGGCGACGGATCAGATGGCCGACCTCCAAGACCAAATTCACTCTCTCGAACAAAGGATTACCGTCATCCGCGAGGAAACCATCGCCGTCCAAAGAGAAACGCTCGAAGACGGAGATTTGGAAAAAGCTCTCGCGGCATTCGACCCCATTTGGCAATCGCTTGCCCCACGCGAACAGGCGCGGGTTATCAAAGCCCTTGTTGAGCGCGTCGCTTACAATGGGCGGGACGGTAAAGTGACCGTGACGTTCCGCTCCCCCGGTATCAAGGCGGTTTGCCTGGGACAAGCAGACCTTGGAAAGGAAAACCGTATATGA
- a CDS encoding DUF2924 domain-containing protein codes for MNETTYQQVQALSRMTVGELRERYIDVFGEETRFYHKDFLRKRIAWRLQALAEGSLSDRARRRAEEIANDADLRIRMLRGPIKPGLMDVRERSVSGRLQPQRDPRLPLPGTLLVREFRSRDIVAKVLDKGFEYDGRWFKSLSAVAHEATGNKWNGFLFFGLAEPKGPQGQDDESDGRNG; via the coding sequence ATGAATGAAACGACGTATCAGCAAGTGCAGGCCCTTTCCCGGATGACCGTCGGGGAACTCCGGGAAAGGTATATCGATGTCTTCGGAGAGGAGACGAGGTTCTACCACAAGGATTTTCTTCGCAAACGGATTGCTTGGCGTTTGCAGGCCTTGGCTGAAGGCAGCCTGTCGGATCGGGCCAGACGGAGGGCGGAGGAAATCGCCAATGACGCGGACCTTAGAATCCGCATGTTGCGGGGCCCTATTAAGCCGGGATTGATGGATGTCAGGGAACGGTCGGTGAGCGGCAGGCTGCAACCGCAACGTGATCCCAGACTGCCGCTTCCAGGAACACTGCTCGTAAGGGAGTTCCGAAGCCGGGACATCGTGGCCAAGGTGCTGGACAAGGGCTTCGAGTATGATGGCCGATGGTTCAAATCCCTCTCCGCCGTTGCCCATGAGGCAACCGGGAACAAGTGGAACGGTTTCCTTTTTTTCGGGCTTGCGGAACCAAAGGGACCGCAAGGTCAAGACGATGAGTCGGACGGGAGAAACGGATGA
- a CDS encoding ABC transporter, which translates to MKIFKGWFAVFYREMLIVRHRLPRMLSSMAVAPLLYLLAFGYAMGGDQLVGGRSYIEFLLPGLLAMSSMIQAFAIAGEINVARFYWYTFEEFQAAPISSSAYVLGEVLAGMTRAHLALLLIIGIGFPFGVVLAYGNPLFWSATLLNSFVFSSLAVGLAMVVKSHADQAMLSNFLITPMAFLGGTFFPLERLPLWLQKPLTLLPLTHASSAIRAALFGEAPGWFPYLLLLAVGLVFFRLAVYLVSRARD; encoded by the coding sequence ATGAAGATCTTTAAAGGTTGGTTCGCGGTTTTTTACCGGGAAATGCTGATTGTCCGTCATCGGCTGCCGCGGATGCTGTCATCCATGGCGGTTGCCCCTTTGCTCTATCTGCTGGCTTTCGGCTATGCCATGGGCGGCGATCAGCTGGTCGGCGGGCGCAGCTATATTGAGTTTCTGCTTCCCGGCTTACTGGCCATGAGTTCCATGATTCAGGCTTTCGCGATTGCCGGTGAAATCAATGTCGCCCGTTTTTACTGGTATACTTTCGAAGAGTTTCAGGCCGCTCCGATCAGTAGTTCGGCTTATGTCCTGGGGGAGGTCCTGGCCGGAATGACCCGGGCGCACCTGGCCCTGCTTCTGATTATCGGTATCGGTTTTCCCTTTGGGGTGGTGCTGGCCTACGGCAATCCGCTGTTCTGGAGCGCCACGCTGCTCAACAGTTTCGTTTTTTCTTCCCTGGCGGTGGGTTTGGCGATGGTGGTCAAGTCGCATGCCGACCAGGCCATGCTTTCCAATTTTCTGATCACGCCGATGGCCTTTCTGGGCGGCACCTTTTTCCCTCTCGAAAGACTGCCGCTCTGGTTGCAGAAACCCCTGACGCTTCTGCCCCTGACCCACGCTTCCTCGGCGATTCGGGCCGCGCTTTTCGGCGAGGCTCCGGGTTGGTTCCCTTATCTGCTCCTGTTGGCGGTCGGGCTTGTTTTTTTCCGGCTGGCGGTTTATCTCGTGAGTCGGGCCCGCGATTGA
- a CDS encoding enoyl-CoA hydratase/isomerase family protein produces the protein MQKSVTIEKNEGYAILRLSRPEKANSYGGEMAQDLWDAVRGLRWDNDVKAVLLEAEGKIFSGGGDLPSFQQGLNEGGMSNIMEELSVILNATVLAIRRMEKIFVSLIDGVCAGAGLGLALAADISLATENALFVAGYIGIGAVPDGGSSFAVIEALGRPRAADFFLNNGRIDGVEAARIGLVSRFVNSDQARSEALAMVQALSRGPRLAQAATKDLLATLPGLSLAEYLEKERQGIIGVSGTQDFKIGVDAFLAKKKPEFSGM, from the coding sequence ATGCAAAAATCAGTCACGATTGAAAAAAACGAGGGTTACGCCATTCTGCGTCTCAGCCGGCCGGAAAAGGCCAATTCTTACGGCGGCGAAATGGCCCAGGATCTGTGGGACGCGGTCCGCGGTCTGCGCTGGGACAATGACGTCAAGGCCGTTCTACTGGAAGCCGAAGGTAAAATATTCTCCGGCGGCGGTGATCTTCCGAGCTTTCAACAGGGGTTGAACGAAGGCGGCATGAGCAACATCATGGAGGAGCTTTCCGTAATCCTTAACGCCACGGTGCTGGCCATTCGCCGCATGGAAAAGATCTTTGTCTCGCTGATCGACGGCGTCTGCGCCGGCGCCGGACTGGGTCTGGCCCTGGCCGCCGACATCAGCCTGGCCACTGAAAACGCCCTCTTTGTCGCCGGTTATATCGGCATCGGCGCCGTCCCGGACGGGGGCAGCAGTTTTGCCGTGATTGAAGCCCTGGGACGGCCGCGAGCAGCCGACTTTTTTTTGAATAACGGCCGCATCGACGGAGTCGAAGCCGCCAGGATCGGGCTTGTCAGCCGTTTTGTCAACAGCGATCAGGCTCGAAGCGAGGCGCTGGCAATGGTCCAGGCGTTAAGCCGCGGACCCCGCCTGGCCCAGGCCGCGACCAAGGATTTACTGGCCACCCTGCCCGGGCTCTCACTGGCTGAATACCTGGAAAAAGAAAGACAGGGCATCATCGGCGTATCCGGCACCCAGGATTTCAAAATCGGAGTCGACGCCTTTCTCGCCAAGAAAAAACCTGAATTCAGCGGCATGTGA
- the rfbA gene encoding glucose-1-phosphate thymidylyltransferase, protein MTVSKGIILAGGAGSRLYPLTRVASKQLMPVYDKPMIYYPLSTMMMAGIREILIISTPFDLPRFADLLGDGAELGINLSYTVQERPEGIAQAFILGRDFIDRKSVCLILGDNIFYGKYDFLDAVRDFREGALIYGYYVKDPERYGVVEFDKSGRAISLEEKPKLPKSHFAIPGLYIYDHQVSDLAAGMRPSARGELEITDLNRIYLEREQLQVRKIGRGVAWLDTGTHQSLLEASHFIGTLEQRQGLKFGCLEEVALRMGFIRPTKLAELLRHIPESPYRQYLEVVLKEEESI, encoded by the coding sequence ATGACCGTTAGCAAGGGAATTATTCTCGCCGGAGGAGCCGGTAGCCGTCTCTACCCGCTGACCCGGGTCGCCAGTAAACAGCTGATGCCGGTTTACGACAAACCGATGATCTACTATCCGCTGTCAACCATGATGATGGCCGGGATTCGCGAGATTCTGATCATCTCCACCCCTTTTGACCTGCCGCGTTTCGCCGACCTGCTCGGCGACGGCGCCGAACTCGGCATCAATCTCTCCTACACCGTCCAGGAACGCCCGGAAGGCATCGCTCAGGCCTTTATCCTGGGACGCGACTTTATCGACCGAAAATCCGTCTGCCTGATTCTGGGCGATAATATTTTCTACGGCAAATACGACTTTCTCGACGCCGTTCGGGACTTTCGCGAGGGAGCGCTGATTTACGGCTATTATGTCAAGGATCCGGAACGCTACGGGGTCGTCGAGTTCGACAAAAGCGGGCGCGCCATTTCCCTGGAAGAAAAACCCAAACTTCCGAAATCTCATTTCGCCATTCCCGGTCTCTATATCTACGACCATCAGGTTTCCGACCTGGCCGCCGGCATGCGGCCTTCGGCCCGGGGCGAACTTGAGATCACCGACTTAAATCGCATTTATCTTGAACGCGAACAACTTCAGGTCAGAAAAATCGGCCGGGGTGTCGCCTGGCTTGACACCGGCACCCACCAGAGTTTACTAGAAGCCAGCCATTTTATCGGCACCCTGGAACAGCGTCAGGGACTTAAATTTGGATGTCTTGAAGAGGTCGCCCTGCGCATGGGCTTTATCAGGCCTACGAAACTTGCCGAGCTTCTGCGCCACATTCCGGAATCACCCTACCGCCAGTACCTGGAGGTAGTTCTCAAGGAAGAAGAAAGCATATAA
- the rfbB gene encoding dTDP-glucose 4,6-dehydratase: protein MQNVLVTGGLGFIGSNFIRLLLTKKSGYRVINLDAVTYAGNPANLRDLESNPAYHLVRGEIGNRALVDALLAAEQPDFIVNFAAESHVDRSITGPAAFIETNIVGAFTLLEAFRRHNEAGNRGRFLQVSTDEVYGSLGTEGYFTETTPYSPNSPYAASKAAADHLVRAYHHTYGLDTLITNCSNNYGPYQFPEKLIPLMIGNALEGRALPVYGDGKNVRDWLYVEDHCRALELVMRAARSGETYNIGGHNEMANLDLVRLLCSSLDRRLGLLAGKRSRLDLITFVGDRKGHDRRYAIDAEKIKRELGWEPETGLAEGMEKTIDWYLENPDWLNQVRDGSYRKYYDEMYQQR from the coding sequence ATGCAAAACGTTCTGGTTACCGGCGGCCTGGGCTTTATCGGCAGCAATTTCATCCGCCTGCTCCTGACCAAGAAAAGCGGCTACCGGGTCATCAACCTTGACGCCGTCACCTACGCCGGCAACCCGGCCAACCTGCGCGACCTGGAAAGTAATCCGGCCTACCACTTGGTTCGCGGCGAAATCGGCAACCGGGCTTTGGTCGATGCCTTGCTGGCGGCCGAACAGCCCGATTTCATCGTCAACTTTGCCGCCGAATCGCACGTCGACCGCAGCATTACCGGCCCCGCCGCTTTCATCGAAACCAACATCGTCGGCGCCTTTACCCTGCTTGAAGCCTTTCGCCGCCATAACGAGGCCGGAAACCGCGGACGTTTTCTCCAGGTTTCGACCGACGAGGTTTACGGCTCGCTGGGAACCGAGGGCTACTTTACTGAAACCACCCCCTACAGCCCCAACAGCCCCTACGCCGCGAGCAAAGCGGCCGCCGACCACCTGGTCCGGGCCTACCACCATACTTACGGACTGGACACCCTGATCACCAATTGCTCGAACAACTACGGTCCCTATCAGTTTCCCGAAAAACTGATTCCTCTGATGATCGGTAACGCACTTGAGGGCCGAGCCCTGCCGGTTTACGGCGACGGGAAAAACGTCCGCGACTGGCTTTATGTCGAAGATCACTGCCGCGCTCTGGAACTGGTGATGCGCGCCGCCCGAAGCGGCGAAACCTATAACATCGGCGGCCATAATGAAATGGCCAACCTCGACCTGGTCAGGCTTTTATGCAGTTCCCTGGATCGGCGTCTCGGCTTGCTGGCCGGCAAACGCTCCCGGCTGGATTTGATCACCTTCGTCGGCGACCGCAAAGGCCACGACCGCCGCTATGCCATCGACGCCGAAAAGATCAAGCGAGAACTGGGCTGGGAACCGGAAACCGGATTGGCCGAAGGCATGGAAAAAACCATCGACTGGTATCTGGAAAATCCGGACTGGCTCAATCAGGTCCGCGATGGCAGCTATCGCAAATATTATGATGAAATGTATCAACAACGCTGA
- a CDS encoding 4-oxalocrotonate tautomerase family protein, producing the protein MPYVSIRVAGKLEREQKAEICKGVTEVIARVANRPPEAVIVFIDEESRDNISKGGVLLSDL; encoded by the coding sequence ATGCCGTATGTCAGTATTAGGGTCGCCGGTAAACTTGAACGCGAACAAAAAGCCGAAATCTGTAAAGGGGTGACCGAAGTGATCGCCCGGGTCGCCAATCGCCCGCCGGAAGCGGTCATTGTTTTTATTGACGAGGAGAGTCGGGACAACATCAGTAAAGGCGGGGTTCTCCTTTCAGACCTGTAA
- a CDS encoding phenylacetate--CoA ligase family protein: protein MLKRFAPRVKTRGELEELQRRRLAWTLRHAYENCDFYRRHFTEAGVSPEDFNKLKDLRCFPLTTAEDFRAGYPLPFKSVPERDIVRIHASSGTTGKRKVAAYTQKDIDDWLNMFCRCYEMAGLSCEDRVQICVGYGVWTAGAGFQLACERYGAMALPTGPGNLDLQCTFLVDFATTVLCCTASMALLLAEEVQRRGLRDRINLKKVICGSERTSAAMRRRIVELLGLKEFYDIPGLTEVYGPGTGLNCHCSSKIHYWADYYYLEFLDPETLEPVPDGEVGEMVYTTLWKEAAPLVRYRSRDLARVVSEPCPCGSILPRHSAILGRSDDVFIIRGVNVYPGEVDAVLSGIEGVGSEYQIHLDHLEDGRDYLTLKVERSVQTGPERDEFLRGELISRLKHRLMVTPRVELLAYGSLPRSERKTQRVFDRRYD from the coding sequence ATGTTAAAAAGATTTGCGCCTCGGGTGAAGACCCGGGGCGAACTGGAGGAACTCCAGCGTCGCCGCCTGGCCTGGACCCTTCGCCATGCCTATGAGAATTGTGATTTCTATCGCCGGCATTTTACTGAGGCCGGAGTTTCTCCCGAAGACTTTAATAAACTAAAGGATCTGCGTTGTTTTCCTCTGACCACGGCGGAAGATTTTCGCGCCGGTTATCCGCTGCCGTTTAAATCGGTCCCGGAAAGAGATATCGTTCGAATTCACGCCTCATCGGGCACTACCGGTAAACGCAAGGTCGCGGCGTATACGCAGAAGGATATTGACGACTGGCTCAACATGTTCTGTCGCTGTTACGAGATGGCGGGGTTAAGCTGTGAAGACCGGGTTCAGATCTGTGTCGGCTACGGTGTCTGGACCGCGGGCGCCGGCTTTCAGCTGGCCTGCGAGCGCTACGGGGCGATGGCCTTGCCGACCGGACCGGGGAATCTCGATCTGCAATGTACCTTTCTGGTTGATTTCGCGACCACGGTGCTGTGTTGCACGGCTTCCATGGCCTTGTTGCTGGCGGAAGAGGTGCAGCGCCGGGGCTTGCGTGACAGGATCAATCTTAAAAAAGTAATCTGCGGCTCGGAGCGGACCAGCGCCGCGATGAGGCGGCGCATCGTCGAGCTCCTGGGGCTGAAAGAGTTTTATGATATTCCCGGGTTGACGGAGGTTTATGGTCCGGGAACCGGGCTTAACTGTCACTGCAGCAGTAAAATTCATTATTGGGCCGACTATTACTATCTCGAGTTTCTCGATCCCGAAACCCTTGAACCGGTGCCTGATGGCGAGGTCGGAGAGATGGTTTACACCACCCTCTGGAAGGAGGCGGCCCCCCTGGTTCGCTATCGTTCAAGGGATCTGGCCCGGGTCGTGAGTGAGCCTTGTCCCTGCGGGTCGATCCTGCCGCGACACAGCGCCATTCTGGGCCGCAGTGACGATGTTTTTATTATTCGCGGAGTTAACGTTTATCCAGGTGAAGTCGATGCGGTGCTTTCCGGGATCGAGGGGGTCGGCAGCGAGTATCAGATACACCTGGACCATCTGGAGGATGGGCGCGATTATCTGACCCTGAAAGTTGAGCGGTCGGTTCAGACCGGGCCTGAGCGCGATGAATTTCTGCGGGGAGAATTGATCAGTCGGCTCAAGCACCGCCTCATGGTCACTCCTCGGGTCGAGCTGCTTGCCTATGGCTCGCTGCCGCGCAGCGAGCGCAAGACGCAGAGGGTTTTTGATCGTCGCTATGATTGA
- a CDS encoding TRAP transporter substrate-binding protein, translating into MVLTTIMALGYPAGQADCQTLNYANFPPAPTFPCVQMERWAQEIEARTRGEVKIMTFPGGTLLGAKNMFDGVKNGLADIGCFCPPYLPGRFPLFEAVDLPVGFTSARVASAVLWDLYEKYQPESFKDVKVLTMFTCAPANLMLKVPATTLEELRGMEIRGTGISGRYLEAMGAVAVAMPMSAAPEALQKGVVKGIFSSLEIMKDFKFAELCKHVTIINGPTTSFAVIMNQKKWEALTPETQKIFSDLGREQALWTGAYEDDHVREALTWSENEHRVKINTISPQESAIIAERVRFMTEAYLNHTAKAGLPGKAFLDDLYALKAAYEKEYAGK; encoded by the coding sequence ATGGTCTTGACCACGATTATGGCACTTGGTTATCCGGCCGGTCAGGCCGACTGCCAGACTCTCAACTACGCCAATTTTCCTCCGGCCCCGACCTTTCCCTGCGTCCAGATGGAGCGCTGGGCTCAGGAAATCGAAGCCCGCACGCGGGGCGAAGTCAAGATCATGACCTTTCCCGGCGGCACCTTGCTCGGAGCCAAAAATATGTTCGACGGGGTCAAAAACGGTCTCGCCGACATCGGTTGTTTCTGCCCACCTTATCTGCCCGGACGCTTCCCCTTGTTTGAGGCGGTTGACCTGCCGGTCGGTTTCACCAGCGCCAGGGTGGCCAGCGCCGTCCTCTGGGATCTCTATGAAAAATACCAGCCGGAAAGCTTCAAGGACGTCAAGGTCCTGACCATGTTTACATGCGCTCCGGCCAACCTCATGCTGAAGGTTCCGGCCACTACGCTGGAAGAGCTCAGGGGCATGGAAATCCGGGGCACCGGCATCTCAGGCCGCTACCTCGAAGCGATGGGAGCCGTGGCCGTGGCCATGCCGATGTCGGCGGCCCCTGAAGCCCTACAGAAGGGGGTCGTCAAAGGAATCTTCTCCTCCCTGGAAATCATGAAAGATTTCAAATTCGCCGAACTCTGCAAGCATGTCACCATCATTAACGGTCCGACCACTTCCTTCGCGGTGATCATGAACCAAAAAAAATGGGAGGCCCTGACCCCTGAAACCCAAAAAATCTTCTCCGACCTCGGCCGCGAACAGGCTCTGTGGACCGGCGCCTATGAAGACGACCATGTCCGCGAGGCCCTGACCTGGTCGGAAAACGAGCATCGGGTTAAAATAAATACCATCTCGCCGCAGGAAAGCGCGATCATCGCCGAACGGGTTCGCTTCATGACCGAAGCCTACCTCAACCACACCGCCAAGGCCGGCCTGCCGGGCAAGGCCTTTCTTGATGACCTGTACGCACTCAAAGCGGCTTACGAAAAAGAATATGCGGGGAAATGA
- a CDS encoding TRAP transporter small permease, translated as MTCTHSKRLTKKNMRGNDAFRNFLARFQRIKLNLAGLSLILMMLIGCANVVCRNFGRPLKGSFEIIGYLGAITIALALGSAQMEKKHIIVDIITRHYNRFWQRWTAIFSHLTGALFFSLAAWRTWLWGDSIRLSGETSETLHMIFHPFIYLTAFGFAFLALVLFADLKASLNSKATSDSEPT; from the coding sequence ATGACCTGTACGCACTCAAAGCGGCTTACGAAAAAGAATATGCGGGGAAATGATGCTTTCCGGAATTTCCTGGCCAGGTTTCAGCGAATCAAGCTGAACCTGGCCGGACTTTCCCTGATCCTGATGATGCTGATCGGCTGCGCCAATGTCGTCTGCCGAAACTTCGGCAGACCGCTGAAAGGCTCTTTTGAGATTATCGGCTATCTGGGGGCGATCACCATAGCCCTGGCCTTGGGCAGCGCCCAGATGGAAAAAAAGCATATTATCGTCGATATCATCACCCGCCACTACAACCGTTTCTGGCAGCGCTGGACGGCGATTTTCAGTCATCTGACCGGAGCTCTCTTTTTCAGTCTGGCGGCTTGGCGGACCTGGCTCTGGGGCGACAGTATCCGCCTGTCCGGAGAAACCTCGGAAACCCTGCACATGATTTTCCACCCATTCATCTATTTGACCGCTTTCGGCTTTGCCTTTCTGGCTCTGGTCCTCTTCGCCGATCTGAAGGCCAGTCTGAACTCGAAAGCAACCTCTGACTCGGAACCGACATGA
- a CDS encoding TRAP transporter large permease: MSPEIVGIAGLFLMLAAMLLLQIPVGFAMAVTGFIGVARLTSADAALTLIGNDLWMTFSSYDLTIIPLFIFMGHICFHSNVNQRLYSCAYTWLGATRGGLAVATIAACAGFAAISGSNTATAATMTSVALPSMRRYGYHPTLITGSIAAGSTLGVVIPPSIVLVVYGIYTGQSIAKLFFGSIIPGLIMGLLLTFTVIIICRRHPAWGPLGEKTTFREKLISLKGSFEMLLLFSLVMGGLFAGYFTPSEAGAIGSGFALLLSLARRSLTLTKFSAAINETLKISSFIVIIIAGAVIFGRFLALTRLPYAIAEWAAALPISPTLILWLVLLVFIIGGAIMDALGLLMITIPIFYPLALKLGFDPIWFGVIITIVTTMGAITPPVGVSAYVVAGMAEDIALSTILKGVSYFLPSYIITIIILEIFPQLVLWAAASVH; the protein is encoded by the coding sequence ATGAGCCCGGAAATTGTCGGCATCGCCGGCCTCTTTCTGATGTTGGCGGCGATGCTTCTCTTACAGATTCCAGTCGGTTTCGCCATGGCCGTCACCGGCTTTATCGGCGTTGCCCGGCTCACCTCGGCAGATGCCGCCCTGACCCTGATCGGCAACGACCTCTGGATGACGTTTTCCTCGTACGATCTGACAATTATTCCACTGTTCATTTTCATGGGCCATATCTGCTTTCACAGCAATGTCAACCAACGCCTCTACAGTTGCGCCTATACCTGGTTGGGAGCGACCCGCGGCGGCTTGGCCGTAGCCACCATTGCCGCCTGCGCCGGATTTGCCGCCATCAGCGGCTCAAATACGGCGACTGCGGCCACCATGACCTCGGTCGCCTTGCCCTCGATGCGCAGATACGGTTACCATCCTACCCTGATTACCGGCTCGATCGCGGCCGGGTCGACCCTGGGAGTAGTGATTCCGCCCAGTATTGTCTTGGTGGTCTACGGCATCTACACCGGCCAATCGATCGCCAAGCTTTTTTTCGGCAGTATCATCCCCGGGCTGATCATGGGCCTCCTGCTGACCTTCACCGTTATCATCATCTGCCGGCGCCATCCGGCCTGGGGACCACTCGGCGAGAAAACCACGTTCAGGGAAAAACTTATCTCCCTGAAAGGATCGTTCGAAATGCTGCTCCTTTTCTCACTGGTCATGGGCGGCCTTTTTGCCGGTTATTTTACCCCCAGCGAAGCCGGAGCTATCGGCTCCGGCTTCGCCCTGCTCTTAAGCCTGGCCCGTCGCTCCCTGACCTTGACGAAATTTTCAGCCGCGATTAACGAAACCCTGAAAATCTCCAGTTTCATCGTTATCATCATTGCCGGAGCTGTCATTTTCGGCCGTTTTCTGGCTCTGACGCGGTTGCCTTACGCTATTGCCGAATGGGCGGCCGCCCTGCCGATCTCCCCGACTTTGATTCTCTGGCTTGTCCTTCTGGTCTTCATCATCGGCGGAGCCATCATGGATGCTCTGGGCCTGCTGATGATCACGATTCCGATTTTCTACCCACTGGCCCTGAAACTGGGATTTGACCCGATCTGGTTCGGAGTAATTATCACCATCGTCACCACCATGGGAGCCATCACCCCGCCGGTTGGAGTCAGCGCCTACGTGGTCGCAGGCATGGCCGAAGACATAGCCCTGAGCACCATTTTAAAAGGCGTCAGCTATTTCCTTCCCTCCTACATCATCACGATTATTATACTGGAAATTTTTCCGCAACTGGTACTCTGGGCGGCCGCTTCGGTTCACTGA